The nucleotide window ATTGCCGCAAGCACCATAACGCCAAATGGATCGAGACGATAACGGCCGGCCATTAACGCGCCGGATAATGCAAACACGATAACGCCAAAAATATCAGCAAAATAGATAAAGGTGCTGATAGGATTGGCGGCGACACTTTCTGCCATGTTACTTTTCTACCTGCCTGTTGTTTTCATGCCAAAGATTCATATCACCTTGTAAGTGAGTCAGGTGCTTAAAACCTTGTTGCTTAAGCTCCTCAATAGCGATGCCGGCGCGTCTGCCTGAACGGCAATAGACAATGATATTTTTATCTTTGTATGACTCGAGCTTTTGCAAGTTTGCCGCCAGTTCGGTGTGGGAGATGTTCACGGCACCTGGAATATGACCTTCTTGAAATTCTTCTGCAGTGCGCACGTCCAGCAATAAAAATTGCTCATCACTTTGTTGCAAATCAATAAGTTGCTGTTGCTCAATGTCTGCAGCAAGGGGACTAACAGGCTGTTGTTCATCGTATGCGTTAGCGTTAAACATGACGAGCATACAGCTTAAATACATTAACTTTTTCAACATCACTTCCACCTTAAAATCAAGTCGACACAGGCGACTCGTTATATCGATTAACTTGTTGATAATTATGCGTGTTATTAGCTATTTAAGCCAATAAAAAATCCCGGACTTAGCCGGGATTTGATCACTAGGCTATACCGGACTTAGCTTAAGCTTTTGCCCTTTAAGGCGGTCAGCATATTCATCACCAGCTCTGATGAGTTCACTGATGCGGTTTCTAAATAGGCTTCAAACGACTCTGGCGACTCTTTACCGGCGATATCACTCATTGAACGAATAACCACAAATGGTACGCTTAATTGATGGCAGGTTTGCGCAATCGCGGCGCCTTCCATTTCCACCGCGGCCATGGTTGGAAAGTTTGCACGAGCCTTAGCAATATCATCATCTTTGGTCATGAAAGTATCGCCAGTGGTGATAAGACCGGTCATGGTTTGAATACCTTGCAATGT belongs to Thalassotalea sp. HSM 43 and includes:
- a CDS encoding rhodanese-like domain-containing protein, producing MLKKLMYLSCMLVMFNANAYDEQQPVSPLAADIEQQQLIDLQQSDEQFLLLDVRTAEEFQEGHIPGAVNISHTELAANLQKLESYKDKNIIVYCRSGRRAGIAIEELKQQGFKHLTHLQGDMNLWHENNRQVEK